The DNA window GACCAGGAGGTCTTTTGCATAGCCTTAAagttccagaatggaagtgagaccatatcaccatggactttgtcacGAAATTGCCGAGGCCGTCGAGGGGTtgcgatgcaatttgggttatcgttgatagattaaCCAAGTCTTCGTGTTTCATTCCTTATCAGATGACATATAGGCATGATCAGATGCCCAGATTGTACATCAGAGAAGTtttgagattgcatggtgtgcctaaGTCCATTGTATCATATCGTGATCCCatattttcttctcatttttggcagagtttacaaGAGGCTCTTGGTACTCGTTTGCATTTGAGTACATCATATCATCCttagacagacggacagtcagaacgtactattcagacattagaggatatgctgagagctgtagtgatgGATTTTGGTATTGGTTGGCAGGATTCGCTACCACTTGTTGAGTTTTCTTATAACAACATTTATCAAGTGAGTATTGGAATGTCACCATTTGAAGCACTATATGACAGGAAGTGTCGATCTCCTCTGTATTGGAACGATTTATCTGAagcaccaattgtaggacctgaTATGATAAGAGAAATGACAGAGAatgtgaaattgattcagagtcCTATGCGAGCTGCTCAGGATAGACAGGCTAAGTATGCGAACATCAGGAGAAGACCGTTGATTTttgagaaaggtgacagagttttttctgaaaatatctCCTTTCCGTGGTACAATTAGATTTGGAAAGAAGGGTAAATTATCACCGAGATTTataggtccgtatgagattttgGAACGTGTTGGTGATTTGGCTTATAGATTAGCTCTTTCTCTTGCATTATCAGGtgttcatgatgtttttcatgtgtctatgttgaggaaatataaTCCAGATCCTTCTCATGTACTTCCACCCGATGAGGTTGATTTTGATCAGGATTTGAGCTACATTGAGAGACCGATTCAAATTCTAGACCGAAAAGATAAGCAACTCAGAAATAAATTGATAATGTTGATTAAAATACAGTGGAACAGACATGGTGTCGAGGAGGCAACTTGGGAATTAGAAGATAAAATGAGACATGAATATCCAGAGTTATTCAAATGAAGTACGCTTCTATTCTCGGTTTTATTTTCAGTATTGATCATTACATGTTAGACTTGAAATTGAtgattgatttcgaggacgaaatctatttttagaggggaggaattgtaatgcccgaatttaaaaaaatatgtggcagtagttgtgatggTTTATGGCTTTACGTTATGGTATGAATGGTAATGAATGTTATAGAATAGAATAGATAATGAATGTGTAGAATTAAAGGTTGAATTTGagctaaataggtaatggaagtgcagaaacggtatgaaaaatatgacagtagttgtggtttttagcataatgttttgtatattgatccaaatgatgtgagactattttaattaaaaagatAAGACACTAGGCTAtaattttcatgttttgagttttggtgaaatcattagggaagacgagacaaaagtggcccgaagtgtgtcgtgtgtatcgtcgttcctgcactgacacatgatgggagattgagcataactctttactcagacctccaaatcacatgaggccaattggagatgcaagctaagacatagggctacaactttcatgttgaccACTTTTGCAAATTCGGAAGTTAAAAATGCTTTTTTTGGCAGAATGCGGCGCACCCCTGTGCCAGATCTCGCGCGATGGCGCGCCCAATGCTGAAGTTTTGTTGTTTTGGCAGAATAAGGCGCGCGGGTGCACCAGATCACGCGCCACCGCGCCCAGCACATGTTCAAAAACGTGTTTTGAGGTTGGGAATGAATAAATATGGTTTGGGAAGTGTATTTGTATCATTTTTTCTTCCCTTTTTCCTACTCCATCGGTTTagagctagggttcttcatttCTCCTTCAATTCAATTTCTTCCAAGACATTAATCTTTGATTGAAGCTTTAATCTTTGCTTGGAGATTAGAAGTTCTTTTCCTCAAGAGTTTAGAAGCAAGGTAAGAAAGCTTATTTCCTTGGGTTAgtgattgaagagaaaacaaTGGGTTGTTTGGTTTGAGTGTTGAGGTAAAGTTGTTAATGTAATGATTGAtggtattattattgttattgtgttGTAGGATTATTGTCAAGGTGTTAAGATTATCAAATcttcaagtggttgtaagtagATTCTTTCTTTGAATGCATCTCATGAGCTATGTATATGATAAATGAAGATTCAATTGATTTTAGCTCTTTTAA is part of the Primulina eburnea isolate SZY01 chromosome 1, ASM2296580v1, whole genome shotgun sequence genome and encodes:
- the LOC140805627 gene encoding uncharacterized protein, coding for MDFGIGWQDSLPLVEFSYNNIYQVSIGMSPFEALYDRKCRSPLYWNDLSEAPIVGPDMIREMTENVKLIQSPMRAAQDRQAKYANIRRRPLIFEKGVHDVFHVSMLRKYNPDPSHVLPPDEWNRHGVEEATWELEDKMRHEYPELFK